In one window of Silene latifolia isolate original U9 population unplaced genomic scaffold, ASM4854445v1 scaffold_168, whole genome shotgun sequence DNA:
- the LOC141638062 gene encoding uncharacterized protein LOC141638062: MDKFTFDVLCGFIRSHGLLNESKNMFLEERVVIFLNILAHDQKQRMLVRRLKRSKETNCLGALDETHIMLKVPVHEKPKYRTRKGFIATNVLAACTKDMQFTYIVPGYEGSAADGRVLQDVVNRRHPFKVPRGYYYLVDAGFTNGEGFLAPYRGQRYHFNEWKDGRQPNNHMENNRFYSADTHTDIISTCALLHNLIRREMSFDPMEPLLDTEFGRQFMDNSQNYINIIDTSGSWTECL; this comes from the exons ATGGATAAATTTACTTTTGATGTATTATGTGGATTTATTCGTTCACATGGTCTCTTAAACGAGTCAAAAAATATGTTCCTCGAAGAGAGAGTAGTTATATTTTTGAATATATTAGCACATGATCAGAAGCAAAGGATGCTTGTTAGACGCTTGAAAAGATCGAAAGAAACT AATTGCTTAGGAGCCTTAGACGAGACTCATATCATGCTAAAAGTTCCGGTTCATGAAAAACCAAAGTATCGTACAAGAAAGGGATTTATAGCTACAAATGTTCTAGCCGCTTGTACCAAAGATATGCAATTTACTTATATTGTACCGGGGTACGAAGGTTCAGCCGCTGATGGTAGAGTTCTCCAAGATGTGGTTAATAGAAGACATCCATTTAAAGTTCCTCGGG GATACTATTATCTTGTCGATGCTGGGTTTACAAATGGTGAAGGCTTTCTTGCTCCATATAGGGGACAAAGATATCATTTCAATGAATGGAAAGATGGTCGTCAGCCAAACAACCATAtgga GAACAATAGATTTTATTCTGCTGATACACACACTGATATAATAAGCACGTGTGCTCTTCTTCATAATCTCATTCGTCGAGAAATGAGTTTTGATCCAATGGAACCTCTCTTAGATACGGAATTTGGTAGACAATTTATGGATAATTCTCAAAACTATATCAATATTATTGATACATCAGGATCTTGGACGGAATG CTTGTAA